The Chloroflexota bacterium genome has a window encoding:
- a CDS encoding glycoside hydrolase family 99-like domain-containing protein → MQAPRRPVGFRAHPGRLRRAALLALALPLMLAGAACGGLINPPPPAPTPTTVVPPTPRPRPPTATPEPEVWIKNFRLTKMWSGQEGQPGVISFGETSSTFCSFRIAEPQVGPRIFVYNPYTDSNFWIDGIDVGPVEQPPVRRPGPKPAGVNCTEAIYDGAPLPASTLASTPTPRLSGAPTPAAALRLGTPLVMALYYPWYDERTWTSGQTSDLPVEPYSSADRETITRQVADARGAGIDVLVSAWFGQKGNNPTETNLRQLLTESERAGLKAAVLLETDSDEFFGSRTELVTALKVLLLTHTEQPGYLRVDGKPVIFVWNPKSVYGTDGVRVNAKTGAAVNAWRAILEEVDPKREALWIAEGDFFDLLSVFDGIFPYSVAWSDDPARQLASYGQTVRARGSGPADRKIWAAVAMPGYDDTRINGRAQTFAVEREDGAYYRGTFQGAIDSKPDWVVITSFNEWLEGTQIEPSRGYDRQYLDLTRTLVERFRAAAGPDTRR, encoded by the coding sequence ATGCAGGCACCCCGACGCCCCGTCGGCTTTCGCGCGCATCCTGGCAGGCTCCGTCGAGCCGCACTGCTCGCGCTGGCGCTCCCACTGATGCTGGCGGGCGCGGCCTGTGGCGGCCTCATCAACCCGCCTCCACCGGCCCCAACTCCGACGACGGTCGTGCCGCCGACGCCGCGCCCGCGCCCGCCCACGGCCACCCCGGAGCCGGAGGTCTGGATCAAGAACTTCCGCCTGACGAAGATGTGGAGCGGCCAGGAAGGGCAGCCCGGCGTCATCAGCTTCGGGGAGACGTCGAGCACGTTCTGCTCGTTCAGGATCGCCGAGCCGCAGGTCGGGCCGCGCATCTTCGTCTACAACCCGTACACCGACAGCAATTTCTGGATCGACGGCATCGACGTCGGGCCAGTCGAGCAGCCGCCGGTGCGCCGGCCCGGCCCGAAGCCGGCCGGTGTCAACTGCACCGAGGCCATCTACGATGGCGCGCCGCTGCCTGCCAGCACGCTCGCGTCCACGCCGACACCCCGTCTCAGTGGCGCCCCAACCCCCGCCGCTGCGCTGCGCCTCGGCACGCCGCTGGTGATGGCGCTCTACTACCCCTGGTACGACGAGCGGACCTGGACTTCAGGCCAGACCTCGGATCTGCCCGTCGAGCCGTACAGCTCGGCCGACCGCGAGACCATCACCCGGCAGGTGGCCGACGCGCGCGGCGCTGGCATCGACGTGCTGGTGTCGGCGTGGTTCGGGCAGAAGGGCAACAACCCGACCGAGACGAACCTGCGCCAGTTGCTGACCGAGTCGGAGCGGGCCGGCCTGAAGGCGGCCGTCCTGCTGGAGACGGACAGCGACGAGTTCTTCGGCTCGCGGACCGAGCTGGTGACGGCGCTCAAGGTGCTGCTGCTGACCCACACCGAGCAACCGGGCTACCTGCGCGTTGACGGCAAGCCGGTCATCTTCGTCTGGAACCCGAAGAGCGTCTACGGTACGGACGGTGTGCGGGTGAACGCGAAGACCGGGGCGGCCGTCAACGCATGGCGCGCCATCCTCGAGGAGGTCGATCCGAAGCGCGAAGCGTTGTGGATCGCCGAAGGCGACTTCTTCGACCTGCTGAGCGTCTTCGACGGCATCTTCCCGTACTCGGTGGCCTGGAGCGACGATCCAGCCCGCCAGCTCGCCAGCTACGGCCAGACGGTCCGCGCGCGCGGCTCCGGCCCTGCTGACCGCAAGATCTGGGCGGCCGTCGCGATGCCCGGCTACGACGACACCCGTATCAACGGACGTGCCCAGACCTTCGCCGTCGAGCGGGAGGATGGCGCGTACTACCGCGGGACGTTCCAGGGGGCTATCGACTCGAAGCCCGACTGGGTCGTGATCACCAGCTTCAACGAGTGGCTGGAAGGCACCCAGATCGAGCCGTCGCGCGGGTATGACCGACAGTATCTTGACCTGACACGCACCCTCGTGGAGCGGTTCCGGGCGGCGGCCGGCCCCGACACCCGCCGCTAG